In the genome of Candidatus Acidiferrales bacterium, the window GGCGTCCAGACTGCTCGTCGTGGCTGGCTCGAGGCTCACGACGTCGTGAACACCTTCCCGCTCAAAAAATTCCTCGCCGCCTTGCGCCCCAAACCGCACGACGCCCGCGCTCAGGCCGCCGCAAAAAGCAAATCTGCCTGAAATTCGGAGCGAAATAGCTCGCTGACATCCTCACTCTTTTCCTGCAAACGATTTTGTTGATTTCGCAACAAGCCTCTGCTACATATACCCGCACGAATTCTTCCCAAGGCAGCTTACTTGACGTAAAAGAAGGCAGAGGTGCCATGGCCACACCAGCCGCGACCACGGGCCCACGGAGTCGTTTAATTCAAGCCAAGCACGTGATGTTTATCGTGTTCGTCGCGATGATCGTCATTGTTTGGATCACGCGAGATCGTTTCTTGCTCCAGGCGAATTCGTTCTTGCGCCAGCGATACTCGCCGATTGCGCCACTGATGTTTCTGCACGGCGTTCCCGGCGCCATCGCTCTTTTCCTGGGTATCTTTCAGTTTTCCAGCCGACTGCGAACGCGCTTCCTCACGCTGCATCGCGCCATGGGGCGGATTTACGTTGCCTGCGTTGCGCTTGCTGCTCCAGTTGCCATCGTCGTTTCCACCAGGCTGCCGATTCCCACGCTGCTGATGGCCTCAGTGATTCAGGCCAGCGGCTGGATTCTCACCACCGGCACGGCGCTCTACTGTGTGCGCACCGGAAGAATCAGTCAGCATCGCGAATGGATGATTCGCAGCTATCCGTTCGCCGCCGTATTTGTCGTCGTCCGCGTAATTATTGCCATTCCGGCCGTCGCGGCTGCGGGAATGCTCGGCCTGGCCGAGGTGGTTTGGAGCACGATCGCCGTCGCATGCTTCCTGCCGTCTTTTGTGATTGCATGGCAGCATCTCGCAGCCAGCCGCCGGCCGCAAAAAGCACGCGCTGCCTAACTGGTTTTTGAAAGACGACATGAGCCTTCTGGGCTCGCGGCTTTTGATCGCGACCTGGACGCCCGGCTTCACGCTCCCGCACTTCCCGTAGCAAACCGCTGAACTTTTTCGCTACCATCTGCGTACTAGTGTGTGACGGGAGGGACTATGCGGAAATTTCGCTTGTCTATTTGCGGCATTGCCACAGCGCTGAGCTTTGTCGCGCTGGCCATGGCCTCATCGGTCCACGCCACAGAAGGGCTCCCAGGTCCGCGGCAAGCGCAGCCCGGGGGAACAAACTGGTCGAAGACCTACAAATTCTCGGGCCGTCCAAATCTCCGCGTCACGACAAATGACGGCCACGTCGACCTGTACGCTTCCACCGACGGCCAAATCGACGCTCACGTCACCACGCGCGGCTGGACCATCGGCGACCGCGGCGTCAAAATCACCGAAAGCCAGTCCGGCAACGACATCAACATCGACGTCCACGTCCCCACCATGCATTTCTTTTTTGGCTGGAACGACCGCTCCGTGCGCATCGAACTTCGCGTTCCTCATGAAGCCGATTTCGACGTCGAAACCGGCGACGGCAGCGTCACCTCGCAGCCATTTCACGGCCAGCTCCGCATCTCCACCGGCGACGGCAACATTGACGCCAATGGCCTCAAGGGTGAGCTCCGCCTTCATTCCGGCGATGGCCGCATCACCGCCAGCGATCTCGATGGCTCGCTTCGCGCCGATTCTGGAGATGGCCACATCGAAGTTCACGGCCGTTTCGATGTGCTTAATCTCGAATCCGGCGACGGCGCCGTCGTTGTCGAAGCCGCTTCCGGCTCGAAAATTTCATCCGA includes:
- a CDS encoding DUF2306 domain-containing protein; its protein translation is MATPAATTGPRSRLIQAKHVMFIVFVAMIVIVWITRDRFLLQANSFLRQRYSPIAPLMFLHGVPGAIALFLGIFQFSSRLRTRFLTLHRAMGRIYVACVALAAPVAIVVSTRLPIPTLLMASVIQASGWILTTGTALYCVRTGRISQHREWMIRSYPFAAVFVVVRVIIAIPAVAAAGMLGLAEVVWSTIAVACFLPSFVIAWQHLAASRRPQKARAA
- a CDS encoding DUF4097 family beta strand repeat-containing protein gives rise to the protein MRKFRLSICGIATALSFVALAMASSVHATEGLPGPRQAQPGGTNWSKTYKFSGRPNLRVTTNDGHVDLYASTDGQIDAHVTTRGWTIGDRGVKITESQSGNDINIDVHVPTMHFFFGWNDRSVRIELRVPHEADFDVETGDGSVTSQPFHGQLRISTGDGNIDANGLKGELRLHSGDGRITASDLDGSLRADSGDGHIEVHGRFDVLNLESGDGAVVVEAASGSKISSDWSLRSGDGSITLRLPDGLNADLDAHTGDGHISLDFPVTVQGSISGSTIRGKIGAGGPPLMIRTGDGSIHIEKI